In one Streptomyces venezuelae genomic region, the following are encoded:
- a CDS encoding kinase yields MKLYQEAAHRSRPPHRGAPVTGVGTAFGTFGELLQGVLPEEGGDFLVTLPVARWTMATFRRGSPSGELEVRPRHKTKALRLARMIAESAPAGPSAHPPGGVLTVSSVIPEGKGLASSSADLVATARAVGRALGVPMPPTRIERLLARIEPTDGVLYPAIVAYHHRSVRLHSVLGSLPAMAVVGIDEGGSVDTVDFNRIPKPFTTADRHAYAGLLERLTVAVRGHDLAEVGRIATRSARMNQALRHKASLEPMLDICREVGGLGVAVGHSGTTSGILLDATDPAYTRRVTAAAEACGELTGGGPGDGPGGVSVYRTLSFGTVPSPHALPGQHALAARPLVPGRPAAAARSALPAPRALPVTHPLPEPSAFPVPPGADEEVP; encoded by the coding sequence GTGAAGCTGTACCAGGAGGCCGCACACCGGTCTCGCCCGCCGCATCGGGGCGCGCCCGTGACCGGGGTCGGCACCGCCTTCGGCACCTTCGGCGAGTTGCTCCAGGGGGTGCTGCCCGAGGAGGGCGGCGACTTCCTCGTGACGCTGCCCGTCGCCCGCTGGACGATGGCCACGTTCCGGCGGGGATCCCCGTCGGGCGAGCTCGAAGTCCGGCCGCGGCACAAGACGAAGGCGCTGCGACTGGCGCGCATGATCGCCGAGTCGGCGCCCGCGGGGCCGTCCGCCCATCCGCCCGGCGGAGTGCTCACCGTCAGCAGCGTCATCCCGGAGGGCAAGGGGCTCGCCAGCTCCTCCGCCGACCTCGTCGCCACCGCGCGGGCGGTCGGCCGGGCCCTCGGCGTCCCCATGCCGCCCACCAGGATCGAACGCCTCCTGGCCCGCATCGAACCCACCGACGGCGTGCTCTACCCCGCGATCGTCGCCTACCACCACCGCAGCGTCCGGCTCCACTCCGTCCTCGGCTCGCTGCCCGCCATGGCGGTCGTCGGCATCGACGAGGGCGGCTCGGTGGACACGGTGGACTTCAACCGCATCCCCAAACCGTTCACCACCGCCGACCGGCACGCCTACGCCGGACTGCTCGAACGGCTCACCGTCGCGGTACGCGGCCACGACCTGGCGGAAGTGGGACGCATCGCCACGCGCAGCGCCCGGATGAACCAAGCCCTGCGCCACAAGGCCTCGTTGGAGCCGATGCTGGACATCTGCCGCGAGGTCGGCGGCCTCGGCGTCGCGGTCGGGCACAGCGGTACGACGTCGGGGATCCTGCTCGACGCCACGGACCCCGCGTACACGCGCCGCGTGACGGCGGCGGCGGAGGCGTGCGGGGAGCTGACGGGCGGAGGGCCGGGGGATGGACCGGGCGGGGTGTCGGTCTACCGGACGCTGAGCTTCGGCACGGTGCCGTCGCCGCACGCCCTTCCCGGGCAGCACGCCCTCGCCGCGCGGCCTCTCGTTCCCGGGCGGCCTGCCGCAGCCGCGCGATCTGCCCTTCCTGCGCCGCGTGCCCTTCCTGTGACGCATCCCCTTCCCGAGCCGTCCGCCTTCCCGGTGCCGCCCGGGGCCGACGAGGAGGTCCCGTGA
- a CDS encoding heavy metal translocating P-type ATPase, translating to MGVEAADAVVSTDITVGGMTCAACVKRVEKRLGRLDGVTATVNLATGRARVSHPPSVTPAELVTTVEQAGYTAELPEPPRQEREQEPDEQGRPGEQSALEDRQRRQLLITALLAVPVLVLSMVPALQFRNWQWLCFALGAPVATWGAWPFHRRALRGLRHATATMDTLVSLGVVASFGWSAYALFLGGAGTPGMTMPFTLLPSADDGVAHVYLEAAVGVPLFVLAGRFLEARARHGTGRALRSLAGLAVKDVAVREDSGDEHVIPVARLRAGQVFVVRPGERVATDGVVVEGNSAVDLSLVTGESEPVEVGPGSGLTGGAVNAGGLLLVRATAVGADTRLARITRMVTDAQAGKANAQRLADEVAGVFVPVVLSLAATVLGFWLGAGADPQAAVTACVAVLVVACPCALGLATPTALMAATGRGAQLGVLVTGAQALEALKHIDTVVLDKTGTLTSGHMSVTVCTAAPDGIGKEAALRLAGAVEQGSEHPLGRAITAYAQKSAPHEKLPAVREFVAEAGRGVRGEVDGHPVEVRSPGDELKGPLAEALAAAEGAAHTPVLVLMDGRPEALVAVGDLVRPGSYRAVDRLRRLGVRPVLATGDREATARAVAEDLGIDEVHARCTPEGKVSLVQELREGGRRVAVIGDGVNDAAALAGADLGIAMGGGTDVAIGAADVTLVRGDIEAVADAVRLARRTLRTIRVNLLWAFGYNAVTVPLAAVGLLNPMVAAAAMSASSLLVVGNSLRLRTWRPARGPAPRRDRRHDRGGHR from the coding sequence ATGGGCGTCGAGGCGGCGGACGCCGTGGTGAGCACGGACATCACCGTCGGCGGCATGACCTGCGCGGCCTGCGTGAAACGGGTCGAGAAGCGGCTCGGCAGGCTGGACGGGGTGACGGCGACGGTCAACCTCGCGACCGGCCGCGCCCGTGTGAGCCATCCGCCGTCCGTCACCCCGGCCGAACTCGTCACCACCGTCGAGCAGGCCGGGTACACGGCGGAGCTGCCGGAGCCGCCACGACAGGAGCGGGAGCAGGAGCCGGACGAACAGGGACGTCCAGGAGAACAGTCGGCCCTGGAAGACCGGCAACGGCGGCAGCTGCTGATCACCGCGCTGCTCGCTGTCCCCGTGCTGGTCCTCTCCATGGTCCCCGCCCTCCAGTTCCGCAACTGGCAGTGGCTGTGCTTCGCACTCGGCGCACCGGTCGCCACCTGGGGCGCGTGGCCGTTCCACCGTCGCGCGCTGCGCGGGCTGCGGCACGCGACGGCGACCATGGACACGCTGGTCTCGCTGGGTGTCGTGGCGTCCTTCGGGTGGTCGGCGTACGCGCTGTTCCTCGGCGGCGCGGGCACCCCCGGCATGACGATGCCGTTCACCTTGCTGCCCTCCGCCGACGACGGCGTCGCGCACGTCTATCTGGAGGCGGCCGTCGGTGTTCCGCTGTTCGTCCTCGCCGGGCGGTTCCTGGAGGCACGGGCCCGGCACGGCACAGGGCGGGCGCTGCGGTCCCTCGCGGGGCTCGCGGTCAAGGACGTCGCCGTAAGAGAGGACTCAGGGGACGAACATGTCATCCCTGTCGCTCGGTTGAGGGCAGGTCAGGTCTTCGTCGTGCGGCCCGGCGAGCGGGTCGCTACCGACGGTGTCGTGGTCGAGGGCAACTCCGCCGTGGACCTGTCGCTGGTCACCGGGGAGAGCGAACCCGTGGAGGTCGGGCCCGGGTCCGGCCTGACCGGTGGCGCCGTCAACGCGGGCGGGCTGCTCCTCGTCCGCGCCACGGCCGTCGGCGCCGACACCCGACTGGCCCGCATCACCCGCATGGTGACCGACGCCCAGGCGGGCAAGGCGAACGCGCAGCGCCTCGCGGACGAGGTGGCGGGCGTGTTCGTGCCGGTCGTGCTGTCACTCGCCGCGACGGTGCTCGGCTTCTGGCTCGGCGCCGGAGCCGACCCGCAGGCCGCCGTCACCGCCTGCGTGGCCGTGCTCGTCGTCGCCTGCCCGTGCGCTCTGGGCCTGGCCACCCCCACCGCCCTGATGGCCGCGACGGGCCGGGGCGCCCAGCTGGGTGTCCTGGTCACCGGAGCGCAGGCCCTGGAGGCGCTGAAGCACATCGACACCGTCGTCCTCGACAAGACCGGCACCCTGACCTCCGGACACATGAGCGTCACCGTGTGCACGGCGGCACCCGACGGCATCGGCAAGGAGGCGGCGCTGCGGCTCGCCGGAGCCGTGGAGCAGGGCTCGGAACACCCGCTGGGCCGCGCCATCACCGCGTACGCGCAGAAGTCCGCACCCCACGAGAAGCTGCCCGCCGTCCGCGAGTTCGTCGCCGAGGCGGGACGGGGCGTCCGGGGCGAGGTCGACGGACATCCCGTCGAAGTGCGTTCTCCCGGCGACGAGTTGAAGGGCCCGCTCGCCGAGGCGCTGGCGGCGGCCGAGGGCGCCGCGCACACCCCGGTCCTGGTCCTCATGGACGGCAGGCCCGAGGCGCTCGTGGCCGTCGGTGACCTGGTGCGGCCCGGCAGCTACCGTGCCGTGGACCGGCTGCGGCGCCTCGGAGTACGGCCCGTCCTCGCCACCGGCGACCGCGAGGCCACCGCCCGCGCCGTCGCCGAGGACCTCGGCATCGACGAGGTCCACGCGCGCTGCACACCCGAGGGAAAGGTCTCCCTCGTACAGGAGTTGAGGGAGGGCGGCCGCCGCGTCGCGGTCATCGGCGACGGCGTGAACGACGCCGCGGCGCTGGCGGGGGCCGACCTCGGCATCGCCATGGGCGGCGGCACCGATGTGGCGATCGGGGCCGCCGACGTGACGCTCGTCCGCGGCGACATCGAGGCCGTCGCGGACGCGGTCCGCCTCGCCCGCCGCACCCTGCGCACCATCCGCGTCAACCTCCTGTGGGCCTTCGGCTACAACGCCGTCACGGTGCCGCTCGCCGCGGTGGGCCTGCTCAACCCGATGGTCGCCGCCGCGGCGATGTCGGCGAGCTCCCTGCTGGTGGTCGGCAACAGCCTGCGCCTGCGCACCTGGCGCCCGGCCCGCGGTCCGGCCCCGCGCCGCGACCGCCGTCACGACCGTGGAGGTCACCGATGA
- a CDS encoding Fur family transcriptional regulator — translation MTGGAEGVRRTRQREAVLETLGRRAEFVSAQELHALLAGTGRPVGLTTVYRALRELDRAGLLDVVRDETGERLYLRRPTDEHRHYLICRDCGRSRAVDAGTVEAWVDRLAESTGFAELEHTLELNGVCGPCRSAQLCTPRPDMPGASSGRSTRSSS, via the coding sequence GTGACCGGCGGGGCGGAGGGCGTGCGCAGGACCCGGCAGCGCGAAGCCGTCCTCGAAACCCTCGGTCGACGCGCCGAGTTCGTCTCCGCGCAGGAGCTGCACGCCCTGCTCGCGGGAACCGGCAGGCCGGTCGGCCTGACCACCGTCTACCGGGCCCTGCGCGAACTGGACCGCGCCGGTCTCCTCGACGTCGTGCGCGACGAGACCGGCGAACGGCTCTACCTGCGGCGGCCCACCGACGAGCACCGCCACTACCTCATCTGCCGCGACTGCGGCCGGAGTCGCGCGGTGGACGCGGGGACCGTCGAGGCGTGGGTGGACCGCCTGGCGGAATCGACCGGCTTCGCCGAGCTGGAGCACACGCTCGAACTCAACGGGGTCTGCGGCCCCTGCCGCTCCGCTCAACTGTGCACGCCCAGGCCGGACATGCCCGGCGCGAGCTCGGGTCGCAGCACGAGGTCCTCGTCGTAG
- a CDS encoding NAD(P)H-dependent oxidoreductase, with the protein MKILWVFAHPDRRSLGGSLMTDGLRTLESLGHEHRTSDLYGMGWKAVVDADDFGDAPHDRRLFVGPEQERAYKDRTLSEDVRHEQEKIAWADTIVFQFPLWWFGPPAILKGWFDRVLVQGCGFGIKGPDGRTLRYGDGGLAGKRALVVTSVGARESGFGPRGIHGQLDQVLFPLLHGTFWYTGMAALPPFVVYGADRLTDEGYARSAARLRERLRALPDTDPLPFHEENGGAYDEDLVLRPELAPGMSGLGVHS; encoded by the coding sequence ATGAAGATTCTCTGGGTATTCGCACATCCGGACCGGCGCTCGCTGGGCGGCTCCCTGATGACGGACGGGCTGCGCACGCTGGAGTCGCTCGGACACGAGCACCGCACATCGGATCTGTACGGCATGGGCTGGAAGGCCGTGGTGGACGCCGACGACTTCGGGGACGCGCCGCACGACCGGCGCCTCTTCGTGGGGCCCGAGCAGGAACGCGCGTACAAGGACCGTACGTTGAGCGAGGACGTGCGCCACGAGCAGGAGAAGATCGCCTGGGCGGACACGATCGTGTTCCAGTTCCCGCTCTGGTGGTTCGGGCCGCCCGCGATCCTCAAGGGGTGGTTCGACCGCGTACTCGTCCAGGGCTGCGGCTTCGGCATCAAGGGCCCCGACGGCCGGACCCTGCGCTACGGCGACGGCGGCCTCGCCGGCAAGCGCGCCCTCGTCGTCACGTCGGTCGGCGCCCGCGAGTCCGGCTTCGGGCCGCGCGGGATCCACGGCCAGCTGGACCAGGTGCTGTTCCCGCTGCTGCACGGCACGTTCTGGTACACGGGGATGGCCGCGCTCCCGCCGTTCGTCGTGTACGGCGCCGACCGGCTCACGGATGAGGGGTACGCGCGGAGCGCGGCGCGGCTGCGCGAGCGGCTGCGCGCCCTCCCCGACACGGACCCGCTGCCCTTCCACGAGGAGAACGGAGGCGCCTACGACGAGGACCTCGTGCTGCGACCCGAGCTCGCGCCGGGCATGTCCGGCCTGGGCGTGCACAGTTGA